The following are encoded in a window of Balaenoptera ricei isolate mBalRic1 chromosome 1, mBalRic1.hap2, whole genome shotgun sequence genomic DNA:
- the VSIG8 gene encoding V-set and immunoglobulin domain-containing protein 8 codes for MGKKRAAKGSQRNLEALLPAVRINGDNQEILNVAEGDSIKLGCPYILDPEDYGPNGLGIEWMQVNPEPSRQENVFLSYQNKRVNHAGLPSLQQRVRFAAPDPSQYDASINLLNLQLSDTATYECRVKKTTVATRTVIITVQARPAMPKCWSEGHMSYGNNVVLKCSVTGGSLPLTYKWDKISGYTRPYRASSYQSQGSFHSEASYDESFYISISQVSGLNHGELVLIGISAKDNGLYQCTVTNNVGYSVCVVEIKVSASWHIGIIIGAVLGSLLMLGCLTLGIWGLVWGCRRGPRGASCYSGKVRRKACCDLPNDIREDDVAPGCKAKGRGSSVTQILGYPMQKVRRSLRLKYAPPHCEGPEDSALASSAAAAALDCEADRSPVYVKVKSAEPADCAAEGPLPCKDSLLV; via the exons ATGGGCAAGAAAAGGGCAGCGAAGGGCTCACAGAGGAACCTGGAAG CACTGCTGCCCGCTGTGCGGATCAATGGGGATAACCAGGAAATCCTGAACGTGGCGGAAGGTGACAGTATCAAACTGGGCTGCCCCTACATCCTGGACCCTGAGGACTATGGTCCTAATGGGCTGGGCATCGAGTGGATGCAGGTCAACCCAGAACCCTCACGTCAGGAGAATGTG TTCCTTAGTTACCAGAACAAGAGGGTCAACCATGCCGGCCTCCCCAGTCTGCAGCAGAGGGTCCGCTTTGCAGCCCCAGATCCCAGCCAGTACGATGCCTCCATCAACCTCTTGAACCTGCAGCTATCCGACACAGCTACCTATGAGTGCCGGGTGAAGAAGACCACCGTGGCCACGCGGACGGTCATCATCACTGTCCAAG CACGGCCTGCGATGCCCAAGTGCTGGTCTGAGGGCCACATGTCATACGGCAACAATGTGGTACTGAAGTGCTCTGTCACTGGGGGCAGCCTGCCTCTCACCTACAAGTGGGACAAGATCAGTGGGTACACCCGCCCCTACCGTGCCAGCTCCTATCAGTCCCAGGGCAGCTTCCATTCTGAGGCCTCCTACGACGAGTCCTTCTACATCTCCATAAGTCAAG TTTCAGGCCTGAACCATGGTGAGCTGGTGTTGATAGGCATCTCCGCCAAGGATAATGGGCTGTATCAGTGCACAGTGACCAACAATGTAGGCTACAGCGTATGTGTGGTGGAGATAAAGGTCTCAG CATCCTGGCACATAGGAATAATCATTGGCGCAGTGCTGGGCTCTTTACTCATGCTGGGCTGTCTGACGTTGGGCATCTGGGGGCTCGTCTGGGGCTGCCGCAGGGGGCCCCGCGGTGCCTCCTGCTACAGTGGCAAGGTCCGCAGAAAGGCCTGCTGTGACTTGCCTAATGATATCAG AGAGGACGACGTGGCGCCCGGGTGCAAGGCCAAGGGGCGCGGCAGCAGCGTTACCCAGATCCTGGGGTACCCGATGCAGAAGGTCAGGCGCTCTCTGCGCCTCAAGTACGCTCCTCCTCACTGCGAAGGCCCCGAGGACTCGGCCCTGGCGtccagcgccgccgccgccgctctgGACTGCGAAGCGGACCGGTCCCCGGTCTACGTCAAGGTCAAGAGTGCAGAGCCAGCCGACTGCGCCGCCGAGGGGCCGCTGCCGTGCAAGGACAGCCTCCTGGTGTGA